A genomic region of Pseudomonas sp. KU43P contains the following coding sequences:
- a CDS encoding flavin reductase family protein, which yields MYYYEPAKGHGLPHDPFNAIVGPRPIGWISSQDREGRLNLAPYSFFNAFNYIPPIIGFCSVGRKDSLNNIEQTGEFVWNLATRPLAEAMNQSCAAVPAQVNEFELSGLTATPSSLVSVPRVGETPVAFECKVSQIVQLKRADQALVPSWLILGEVVAVHIAEHLLKDGIYDTAAAEPILRGGGPADYFELGNLFKMSRPQV from the coding sequence ATGTACTACTACGAACCCGCCAAAGGCCACGGCCTGCCCCACGACCCGTTCAATGCCATCGTCGGCCCACGCCCGATCGGCTGGATCTCCTCCCAGGACCGCGAAGGCCGCCTGAACCTCGCGCCCTACAGTTTCTTCAACGCCTTCAACTACATTCCGCCGATCATCGGTTTCTGCAGTGTCGGTCGCAAAGACAGCCTGAACAACATCGAGCAGACCGGCGAGTTCGTCTGGAACCTGGCCACCCGCCCCTTGGCCGAAGCCATGAACCAGAGCTGCGCAGCCGTACCGGCGCAAGTGAATGAATTCGAATTGAGCGGATTGACGGCAACGCCGTCGAGCCTGGTGAGCGTGCCGCGCGTGGGCGAAACCCCGGTGGCATTCGAATGCAAGGTGAGCCAGATCGTTCAGCTCAAGCGGGCCGACCAGGCGCTGGTGCCGAGCTGGCTGATCCTCGGTGAGGTGGTAGCGGTGCACATTGCCGAGCACCTGCTCAAGGACGGTATCTACGACACCGCGGCCGCCGAGCCGATCCTGCGAGGCGGTGGCCCGGCGGACTACTTCGAACTGGGCAACCTGTTCAAGATGAGCAGGCCGCAGGTGTGA
- a CDS encoding putative quinol monooxygenase, whose product MTLRQPVTHLAFIRASSGRSAELGARLRDLLEPSLRTPGCLSFSVQRSQSDADLWLLSGSWCDQQAMSGYFASPTLEVFGELVQAQVVSSLDLHTFD is encoded by the coding sequence ATGACCCTACGACAACCGGTCACTCACTTGGCTTTCATCCGCGCCAGCAGCGGCCGTTCGGCGGAGCTCGGCGCGCGCCTGCGAGACCTGCTCGAACCTTCGCTGCGTACCCCAGGCTGCCTGAGTTTCAGCGTGCAGCGCTCGCAATCCGACGCCGACCTGTGGCTGCTGAGCGGTAGCTGGTGCGACCAGCAGGCGATGAGCGGCTATTTCGCCTCGCCAACCCTGGAGGTGTTTGGCGAGCTGGTCCAGGCCCAGGTCGTCAGCAGCCTGGACCTGCATACCTTCGATTGA
- a CDS encoding AraC family transcriptional regulator: MTTAPSIDPTLEVQRQELAELIRRHAGEPHGPASAIDDLYLVRYTENVRSVPTLAQPALCILAQGSKSLFLGDEQYAYDPLHYMVVSVTLPLSGVKLDASPEHPSLGLRMDLDPAEISQLITESGPMLVPNLPSGRGLYVERTDPQLLDALLRLIRLLDTPRDIAMLAPLIRREILYRLLRGPQGYRLYEIALANSQTHRVCQAITWLNQNFQQPLRIEDLARVVNLSTSTLHHRFKAVTSMSPLQYQKQLRLQEARRLMLNDGLEAAVAGYRVGYESPSQFSREYSRLYGAPPIRDVARLRASAG, translated from the coding sequence ATGACCACCGCCCCGTCCATCGACCCGACCCTGGAAGTACAACGTCAGGAACTGGCCGAGCTGATCCGCCGGCATGCCGGCGAGCCCCATGGCCCGGCCTCGGCCATCGACGACCTGTACCTGGTGCGCTATACCGAGAACGTCCGCTCGGTGCCGACCCTCGCCCAACCGGCCCTGTGCATCCTTGCCCAGGGCAGCAAGAGCCTGTTTCTTGGCGACGAACAGTACGCCTATGACCCGTTGCATTACATGGTGGTCTCGGTGACCTTGCCGTTGAGCGGCGTGAAGCTCGACGCCAGCCCTGAACACCCCAGCCTGGGCCTGCGCATGGACCTGGACCCGGCCGAGATCAGCCAGTTGATTACCGAAAGCGGCCCGATGCTGGTGCCCAACCTGCCCTCCGGCCGTGGCTTGTACGTGGAACGGACCGATCCGCAGCTGCTCGACGCACTGCTACGCCTGATCCGTCTACTGGATACGCCGCGAGACATTGCCATGCTGGCGCCGCTGATCCGCCGGGAAATCCTCTACCGCCTGCTGCGTGGGCCGCAGGGGTATCGCCTGTATGAAATTGCCCTGGCCAACAGCCAGACGCACCGGGTGTGCCAGGCCATCACCTGGCTCAACCAGAACTTCCAGCAACCGCTGCGCATCGAAGACCTGGCCCGGGTTGTCAATCTCAGCACCTCGACCTTGCACCATCGATTCAAGGCCGTGACGTCGATGAGCCCCTTGCAGTACCAGAAGCAGTTGCGCCTGCAGGAGGCGCGACGGCTGATGCTCAATGACGGGCTGGAAGCAGCGGTGGCGGGCTATCGGGTGGGGTATGAAAGCCCGTCGCAGTTCAGCCGGGAGTACAGCCGGCTGTATGGGGCACCGCCAATTCGGGATGTGGCGCGGTTACGGGCCAGTGCAGGGTGA
- a CDS encoding 5-guanidino-2-oxopentanoate decarboxylase translates to MATCGEVLVKLLEGYGVDHVFGIPGVHTVELYRGLAASSIRHITPRHEQGAGFMADGYARTRGKPGVCFIITGPGMTNITTAMGQAYADSIPMLVISSVQSRDQLGGGRGKLHELPNQGALVAGVAAFSQTLMSADDLPQVLARAFAVFDGARPRPVHIEIPLDVLVEPADHLLPGRPVRSSRAGAAPQAVAHMAERLAKARKPLILAGGGALAAGAPLARLAEHLQAPVALTINAKGLLPANHPLQIGSTQSLVATRALVAEADVVLAIGTELAETDYDVTFKGGFEIPGALLRIDIDPDQTVRNYLPELALVADAELAAQALLDALHDLPAPVRDGHWGAARARQLRESLAASWDQPTLSQTRLLTSILERLPNAILVGDSTQPVYTGNLTLDMDQPRRWFNASTGYGTLGYALPAAMGAWLGSAERLAERAPAICLIGDGGLQFTLPELASAVEAQVPLIVLLWNNQGYEEIKKYMVNRAIEPVGVDIHTPDFIGVARALGAEAEQVGDVQQLQAALGRAVERKGPTLIEVDQNQWQAAVAG, encoded by the coding sequence ATGGCAACCTGCGGCGAAGTATTGGTCAAACTCCTTGAAGGCTATGGTGTGGACCATGTCTTCGGCATTCCCGGCGTACATACCGTGGAGCTGTACCGAGGCCTGGCGGCTTCGTCCATTCGCCACATCACCCCGCGCCACGAGCAAGGTGCGGGATTCATGGCTGATGGCTACGCGCGTACCCGTGGCAAACCCGGCGTGTGCTTCATCATCACCGGCCCGGGCATGACCAACATCACCACTGCCATGGGCCAGGCCTATGCCGACTCGATCCCGATGCTGGTGATTTCCAGCGTGCAGTCGCGTGATCAGTTGGGCGGTGGCCGTGGCAAGCTGCACGAGTTGCCCAACCAGGGGGCCCTGGTGGCAGGCGTGGCGGCTTTCTCGCAGACGTTGATGAGCGCCGACGACTTGCCTCAGGTATTGGCCCGTGCCTTTGCCGTGTTCGACGGTGCGCGCCCACGCCCGGTGCATATCGAGATCCCGCTGGATGTGCTGGTCGAGCCTGCTGATCACTTGCTGCCGGGCCGCCCGGTGCGCAGCAGCCGTGCTGGCGCTGCACCACAGGCCGTGGCGCACATGGCCGAACGCTTGGCCAAAGCACGCAAGCCGCTGATTCTGGCCGGTGGCGGTGCATTGGCCGCAGGGGCGCCGCTGGCACGTCTGGCCGAGCACCTTCAGGCGCCGGTGGCACTGACCATCAATGCCAAGGGCCTGCTCCCGGCAAACCACCCGCTGCAGATCGGTTCGACCCAGTCGCTGGTCGCCACGCGGGCGCTGGTGGCGGAAGCGGACGTGGTGCTGGCAATCGGCACCGAGCTTGCCGAAACCGATTATGACGTGACCTTCAAGGGCGGTTTCGAGATCCCTGGCGCCCTGTTGCGGATCGACATCGACCCGGACCAGACCGTACGCAACTACCTGCCGGAGCTGGCCCTTGTTGCCGATGCCGAACTGGCCGCGCAAGCATTGCTGGATGCCCTGCACGATTTGCCGGCCCCGGTCCGTGATGGTCACTGGGGTGCGGCGCGGGCTCGGCAGCTGCGTGAATCGCTGGCGGCGAGCTGGGATCAGCCGACCTTGAGCCAGACTCGCCTCTTGACCAGCATCCTCGAGCGTCTGCCGAATGCCATTCTGGTGGGGGATTCGACCCAGCCGGTCTACACCGGCAACCTGACGCTGGACATGGACCAACCGCGGCGCTGGTTCAACGCCTCGACCGGCTACGGCACCTTAGGCTACGCGTTGCCTGCGGCGATGGGGGCTTGGCTGGGCAGCGCCGAGCGCCTGGCCGAGCGTGCGCCGGCCATTTGCCTGATCGGCGATGGCGGCCTGCAGTTCACCCTGCCGGAACTGGCCAGCGCGGTGGAGGCGCAGGTTCCGCTGATCGTGCTGTTGTGGAATAACCAAGGGTATGAAGAAATCAAGAAGTACATGGTCAACCGTGCCATCGAGCCCGTTGGTGTGGATATCCATACTCCGGACTTCATTGGCGTGGCGCGGGCCTTGGGGGCCGAGGCGGAGCAGGTTGGCGATGTGCAGCAACTGCAGGCTGCCCTGGGGCGGGCTGTGGAGCGCAAGGGGCCGACCTTGATCGAGGTTGACCAGAATCAGTGGCAGGCGGCAGTAGCAGGCTGA
- a CDS encoding LysR substrate-binding domain-containing protein, producing the protein MKRLPPLPALHTFLVTAQHCNFTRAAQQLHITQGAVSRQIAGLEEHLGYALFQRQARGLSLTREGQDWLPRVQQVFALIEQGVREVGGRSATLQLKAPTCVMRWLLPRLMEWQAQRPDVPVELTTTVQHGVDFRREGFDAAVVYGEAPNHGLHVRKLFDEQLTPVCAPSLLAGPAPLVAIDDLKRHMLLHPSRDEHDWRLWLQAASATLDGQGPRQHFETLDMAMAMASQGTGVAIGDWALIGDDLRNGRLCMPFGLKVLTGKAYYLAYQARNVPAGLVELMDWLQSRAEQ; encoded by the coding sequence ATGAAACGACTTCCTCCCCTCCCCGCCCTGCACACGTTTCTGGTTACTGCACAGCACTGCAATTTCACCCGCGCCGCCCAGCAATTGCATATCACCCAGGGTGCGGTCAGCCGGCAGATCGCCGGGCTCGAAGAACACCTGGGTTACGCCCTGTTCCAGCGCCAGGCCCGTGGGCTAAGCCTGACGCGCGAGGGGCAGGACTGGCTGCCACGCGTACAACAGGTGTTTGCGCTCATCGAACAAGGGGTGCGCGAGGTGGGTGGGCGCAGCGCCACGTTGCAGCTCAAGGCACCGACCTGTGTGATGCGCTGGCTGCTGCCACGCCTGATGGAATGGCAGGCGCAGCGGCCGGACGTGCCGGTGGAGCTGACCACCACGGTGCAGCATGGCGTGGATTTTCGCCGCGAAGGGTTCGATGCAGCGGTGGTCTATGGCGAAGCGCCGAACCATGGGCTGCATGTGCGCAAGCTGTTCGATGAGCAGCTCACCCCAGTGTGTGCACCATCGCTGCTGGCGGGGCCTGCGCCGCTGGTGGCGATCGACGACCTGAAGCGCCATATGTTGCTGCACCCCTCGCGAGATGAGCACGACTGGCGCCTATGGTTACAGGCCGCTAGCGCAACCCTGGATGGCCAAGGGCCCAGGCAGCATTTCGAAACCCTGGACATGGCGATGGCGATGGCCTCCCAGGGGACTGGAGTAGCTATTGGCGACTGGGCGTTGATTGGCGACGACTTGAGAAATGGCAGGTTGTGCATGCCGTTTGGGCTCAAGGTGCTGACGGGCAAGGCCTACTATCTAGCCTACCAGGCCAGGAATGTGCCGGCTGGGTTGGTCGAGTTGATGGACTGGCTGCAGAGCCGGGCGGAACAGTGA
- a CDS encoding NAD(P)-dependent oxidoreductase has translation MSKIAIIGATGRAGSQLLEEALRRGHSVLAIARNPSRLSGREGVEVQALDVTDSAALQKAVAGVDAVLSAAHFATITPHAIIEPVKRAGVKRLLVVGGAGSLLLPSGHRVIDSPDFPEAYKAEASAGVLFLEQLRQEQNLDWTFLSPSAEFVEGERTGHYTLGKDHLLIGADGKSWISFADYAIAMIDELEKPAHSRQRFTVGY, from the coding sequence ATGAGCAAGATTGCAATCATCGGAGCTACCGGCCGTGCCGGCAGCCAGTTGCTGGAAGAGGCTTTGCGTCGCGGGCACAGCGTACTGGCCATTGCTCGCAACCCTTCACGGCTGTCGGGACGTGAAGGCGTCGAGGTTCAGGCACTGGATGTCACCGACAGCGCGGCGCTGCAGAAGGCGGTAGCGGGAGTGGATGCGGTGCTGAGCGCGGCGCATTTCGCCACCATTACGCCGCACGCGATCATCGAACCGGTCAAGCGCGCCGGGGTCAAGCGGCTGCTGGTAGTGGGCGGTGCGGGAAGCCTGCTGTTGCCTTCAGGGCATCGGGTCATCGACAGCCCGGACTTTCCGGAGGCGTACAAGGCCGAAGCCAGTGCCGGGGTGCTTTTTCTCGAGCAGTTGCGTCAGGAACAGAACCTGGACTGGACCTTCCTGTCGCCGTCGGCGGAGTTTGTCGAAGGGGAGCGCACAGGGCATTACACCTTGGGCAAGGATCATTTGCTGATCGGGGCCGACGGCAAGAGCTGGATCAGCTTCGCAGACTATGCGATTGCGATGATCGATGAGCTGGAGAAACCGGCGCATTCGCGGCAGCGGTTTACCGTCGGGTATTGA
- a CDS encoding MBL fold metallo-hydrolase: MSVFTPLRGWLLACVCLSGPVMAAEPLYLEVYNPGHEAIFPVSSVIVAGERDAILVDAQFGKAQAEQLVQRLRASGKQLTTIYISHGDPDYYFGLDTLTQAFPDAKVLASAATVAHIRQTMDAKLAYWGPQMGADKPARLRVPQVLDGDRLMLEGQALEVIGLDGPQPERSFVWIPSIKAVVGGVVVAENIHVWMADTQSPKSHADWLGTLAQIEKLAPRTVIPGHYMGQSSRSLEAVRFTANYIRDFDRETAKAKDAGALIAAMNKRYPGLADESSLELSAKVAKGEMKW, translated from the coding sequence ATGTCTGTTTTCACACCCTTGCGCGGTTGGTTGCTTGCCTGTGTTTGTCTGTCCGGTCCGGTGATGGCTGCCGAGCCACTGTACCTTGAGGTCTACAATCCCGGGCATGAAGCGATCTTTCCGGTCAGCTCGGTGATCGTTGCAGGGGAAAGGGACGCCATCCTGGTCGATGCCCAGTTCGGCAAGGCCCAGGCTGAACAGCTGGTACAGCGCCTGCGTGCCAGCGGCAAGCAGCTGACGACCATCTACATCAGCCATGGCGACCCGGATTACTACTTTGGCCTCGACACCCTGACCCAGGCCTTCCCTGATGCCAAGGTGCTCGCCTCGGCAGCCACGGTGGCGCATATTCGCCAGACCATGGACGCCAAGCTTGCCTACTGGGGCCCGCAGATGGGCGCCGACAAACCTGCGCGGCTGAGGGTACCGCAGGTGCTCGATGGCGACCGGCTGATGCTGGAAGGCCAGGCCTTGGAAGTGATCGGCCTGGACGGTCCGCAGCCTGAGCGCAGTTTCGTGTGGATTCCGTCGATCAAGGCCGTGGTCGGTGGTGTCGTCGTGGCAGAGAACATCCATGTATGGATGGCCGACACCCAGTCCCCCAAGTCCCATGCCGACTGGCTCGGCACGCTGGCGCAGATCGAAAAGCTGGCACCGCGCACGGTGATACCCGGCCATTACATGGGCCAGAGCAGTCGTTCGCTGGAGGCGGTGCGCTTCACCGCGAACTACATTCGCGACTTCGATCGTGAAACCGCCAAGGCGAAAGATGCCGGCGCCTTGATTGCGGCAATGAACAAGCGTTACCCCGGCCTGGCCGATGAAAGCTCGCTGGAGCTGAGCGCCAAGGTCGCCAAGGGCGAGATGAAGTGGTAA
- a CDS encoding LysR family transcriptional regulator, with protein MDRLNAMRVFVTVVDLGSQSAAADHLQLSRPVVSRYLAELEDWVGARLMQRTTRKLSLTAAGQQTLPRCRQLLELAGDLQAAVRQPDDAPRGELRISVSTSFGQAQLVDAVAEYVRRYPGVKVELQMLDRTVNLVDERIDLAIRTSNDLDPNLIARRLTVCRSVVCASPAYLREHGTPQRVEQLSRHNCLTHAYFGHSLWHFEVDGQQIAVPVDGNISANEAMTLQKAALAGAGIAMLPTYQAATALHSGELVRLVPEARPRELNLNAVYTSRKHMPATLRSMLDFLAQRFTDEPEWDR; from the coding sequence ATGGACCGTCTCAACGCCATGCGCGTCTTCGTCACCGTCGTCGACCTGGGCAGCCAGTCGGCAGCGGCGGATCACCTGCAACTATCGCGGCCAGTGGTATCACGCTATCTGGCGGAACTGGAGGATTGGGTCGGCGCACGGTTGATGCAGCGCACCACGCGCAAGCTGAGCCTGACTGCCGCTGGCCAGCAGACCCTGCCCCGCTGCCGGCAACTGCTGGAGCTTGCCGGCGACCTGCAAGCCGCCGTGCGCCAACCGGACGACGCCCCTCGTGGCGAATTGCGCATCAGTGTCAGCACCTCGTTCGGCCAAGCACAGCTGGTGGACGCGGTGGCCGAGTACGTGCGGCGCTACCCCGGCGTGAAGGTTGAACTGCAGATGCTCGACCGTACGGTGAACTTGGTGGACGAGCGGATCGACCTGGCGATACGCACCAGCAATGATCTGGACCCCAACCTCATCGCCCGGCGCCTGACCGTGTGCCGTTCGGTGGTGTGTGCGTCACCGGCCTACCTGCGCGAACACGGCACGCCGCAGCGGGTCGAGCAACTGAGCCGGCATAATTGCCTGACCCACGCCTACTTCGGCCACAGCCTCTGGCACTTCGAAGTGGATGGGCAACAAATCGCGGTGCCGGTGGACGGCAACATCAGCGCCAACGAAGCGATGACATTACAAAAGGCGGCGCTGGCTGGCGCGGGGATCGCCATGCTGCCGACCTACCAGGCCGCCACCGCCTTGCACAGCGGCGAACTGGTGCGCCTGGTGCCCGAGGCGCGGCCACGGGAGCTGAATTTGAATGCGGTGTACACGTCTCGCAAGCACATGCCGGCAACCTTGCGCAGCATGCTGGACTTTCTGGCGCAGCGGTTCACCGACGAGCCGGAGTGGGACCGCTAG
- a CDS encoding oxaloacetate decarboxylase, translating to MPKASHQDLRFAFRELLASGSCYHTASVFDPMSARIAADLGFEVGILGGSVASLQVLAAPDFALITLSEFVEQATRIGRVAQLPVLADADHGYGNALNVMRTVIELERAGVAALTIEDTLLPAQFGRKSTDLIPVEEGVGKIRAALEARVDSSLSIIARTNAGVLSTEEIIVRTQSYQKAGADGICMVGVKDFEQLEQIAEHLTVPLMLVTYANPNLRDDERLARLGVRIVVDGHAAYFAAIKATYDCLRLQRGQQNKSENLSATELSHTYTQPEDYIRWAKEYMSVEE from the coding sequence ATGCCCAAGGCTTCCCATCAAGATCTGCGTTTTGCCTTCCGCGAGTTGCTCGCTTCAGGTTCCTGCTATCACACGGCCTCGGTGTTCGATCCGATGTCGGCACGCATCGCCGCTGACCTGGGCTTCGAAGTCGGCATTCTGGGCGGTTCGGTCGCTTCGTTGCAGGTGCTGGCAGCGCCAGACTTCGCCCTGATCACCCTCAGTGAATTCGTCGAGCAGGCCACCCGTATCGGCCGTGTGGCTCAATTGCCTGTGCTTGCCGATGCCGACCACGGTTACGGCAATGCGCTCAACGTGATGCGCACGGTCATCGAGCTGGAGCGAGCCGGCGTGGCGGCGCTGACCATCGAAGATACCCTGCTGCCGGCCCAGTTCGGGCGCAAGTCCACCGACCTGATCCCGGTCGAGGAGGGTGTCGGCAAGATCCGCGCAGCGCTGGAGGCACGGGTCGATTCCTCGCTGTCGATCATCGCCCGTACCAATGCCGGGGTGCTCAGCACCGAAGAAATCATCGTGCGTACCCAGAGCTATCAGAAGGCCGGCGCCGACGGTATCTGCATGGTCGGAGTGAAAGACTTCGAGCAACTGGAGCAGATCGCAGAGCACCTGACCGTGCCGCTGATGCTGGTGACCTACGCCAACCCCAACCTGCGCGACGACGAGCGCCTGGCGCGCCTGGGCGTACGTATCGTGGTCGACGGCCACGCCGCGTATTTCGCCGCGATCAAGGCCACCTACGACTGCCTGCGCCTGCAGCGTGGCCAGCAGAACAAGTCCGAGAACCTCAGCGCCACCGAGCTCTCGCACACCTACACCCAGCCTGAGGACTACATCCGCTGGGCCAAGGAGTACATGAGCGTCGAGGAATGA
- a CDS encoding MDR family MFS transporter: protein MTAALPPTVLRNVLTALMLAIFLGALDQTIVAVSLPAISAQFNDVGLLAWVISGYMVAMTVAVPIYGKLGDLYGRRRMILTGISLFTLASIACALAQDMQQLVLARVLQGIGAGGMVSVSQAIIGDFVPPRERGRYQGYFSSMYAVASVAGPVLGGWLTEYLSWRWVFWINLPLGLVALYAIRRALAGMPVQRREARVDYLGALLLILGLGSLLLGITLVGQGHAWTALPVLALFGCAGLGLVLFISHERRCQEPLLPLNLFGNRVAVLCWGVIFFASFQSISLTMLMPLRYQGITGAGADSAALHLLPLAIGLPIGAFTGGRMTSFTGRFKPQILAGAILMPIAIFAMAITPPQSALLSGVFMLLVGIACGLQFPTSLVGTQSAVDIKDIGVATSTTNLFRSLGGAMGVACMSSLLLALLHQGGLEVLGNPLLGSLQAGAPEPAMQVRLLDTFRHLLMGSAVASLLGLVAAAALPDKQLRGR from the coding sequence GTGACCGCCGCCCTGCCCCCCACCGTCCTGCGCAATGTGCTCACCGCGTTGATGCTGGCCATCTTCCTCGGCGCCCTCGACCAGACCATCGTTGCCGTCTCCCTGCCCGCCATTTCAGCCCAGTTCAACGACGTCGGCCTGCTGGCCTGGGTCATCTCCGGCTACATGGTTGCGATGACCGTGGCCGTGCCCATCTACGGCAAGCTCGGCGACCTGTATGGCCGGCGGCGCATGATCCTCACCGGCATCAGCCTGTTCACCCTGGCCTCGATCGCCTGTGCGCTGGCCCAGGACATGCAGCAACTGGTACTTGCGCGGGTACTGCAAGGCATTGGTGCGGGCGGCATGGTTTCGGTGAGCCAGGCAATCATCGGCGACTTCGTGCCCCCGCGCGAGCGTGGCCGCTACCAGGGTTATTTCAGCAGCATGTACGCCGTGGCCAGCGTGGCCGGGCCGGTGCTCGGCGGCTGGCTGACGGAGTACCTGTCGTGGCGCTGGGTATTTTGGATCAACCTGCCCCTGGGGCTGGTTGCCTTGTATGCCATTCGCCGAGCGCTGGCCGGCATGCCGGTGCAACGCCGCGAAGCGCGGGTGGACTATCTGGGCGCCCTGCTGCTGATCCTCGGCCTGGGCAGCCTGCTGCTGGGCATCACCCTGGTCGGCCAAGGCCATGCCTGGACCGCATTGCCTGTGCTGGCCCTGTTCGGCTGTGCCGGCCTTGGCCTGGTACTCTTCATCAGCCATGAGCGGCGCTGCCAGGAACCTTTGCTGCCACTCAACCTGTTTGGCAACCGGGTCGCCGTGCTGTGCTGGGGCGTGATCTTCTTCGCCAGCTTCCAGTCGATCTCGCTGACCATGCTGATGCCCCTGCGCTACCAGGGAATTACCGGTGCCGGCGCCGACAGCGCAGCACTGCACCTGCTACCTCTGGCCATCGGGCTGCCCATCGGCGCCTTCACCGGTGGGCGCATGACCAGCTTCACCGGGCGCTTCAAACCGCAGATTCTGGCTGGCGCGATTTTGATGCCGATCGCCATCTTCGCCATGGCCATCACCCCACCGCAGTCGGCGCTGCTAAGCGGCGTGTTCATGCTGTTGGTCGGAATTGCCTGTGGCTTGCAGTTCCCTACTTCGCTGGTAGGCACCCAGAGCGCGGTCGACATCAAAGATATCGGCGTGGCCACCAGCACCACCAACCTGTTCCGTTCGCTGGGCGGTGCCATGGGCGTGGCCTGCATGTCCAGCCTGTTGCTGGCACTGCTGCATCAGGGTGGGCTTGAAGTGCTGGGTAACCCGTTGCTGGGGAGTTTGCAGGCGGGCGCGCCCGAACCTGCGATGCAGGTGCGGCTGCTGGACACCTTCCGCCACCTGCTGATGGGTAGCGCCGTGGCGTCCTTGCTTGGGCTGGTCGCCGCGGCGGCTTTGCCTGATAAGCAACTGCGAGGACGCTGA
- the ttgR gene encoding efflux transport transcriptional regulator TtgR gives MVRRTKEEAQETRAQIIEAAEKAFYKRGVARTTLADIAELAGVTRGAIYWHFNNKAELVQALLDSLHETHDHLARASESEDELDPLGCMRKLLLQVFNELVLDARTRRINEILHHKCEFTDDMCEIRQQRQGAVLDCHEGITLALANAVRREQLPAGLDVERAAVALFAYVDGLIGRWLLLPDSFELLRDAEKWVDTGLDMLRLSPALRK, from the coding sequence ATGGTCCGTCGAACCAAAGAAGAAGCCCAGGAAACCCGCGCCCAAATCATCGAGGCGGCGGAAAAGGCCTTCTACAAGCGCGGGGTTGCGCGTACCACACTGGCCGACATCGCCGAACTGGCGGGGGTTACCCGAGGTGCTATCTATTGGCATTTCAACAACAAGGCCGAGCTGGTGCAGGCGTTGCTCGACAGCCTGCACGAAACCCATGACCACCTGGCGCGTGCAAGCGAAAGCGAGGACGAACTGGACCCGCTTGGCTGCATGCGCAAGCTGCTGCTGCAAGTGTTCAACGAGCTGGTGCTCGACGCCCGAACCCGGCGTATCAATGAAATCCTGCATCACAAGTGCGAGTTCACCGATGACATGTGTGAAATTCGCCAGCAGCGCCAGGGCGCGGTGCTGGATTGCCACGAGGGCATTACGCTGGCCTTGGCCAATGCCGTGCGCCGTGAGCAGTTACCCGCCGGGCTGGATGTAGAGCGCGCGGCGGTGGCCCTGTTTGCCTATGTCGATGGCTTGATCGGGCGCTGGTTGCTGCTACCGGACAGCTTCGAGCTGCTGCGCGATGCCGAAAAATGGGTCGACACCGGGCTGGATATGCTGCGCTTGAGCCCCGCCCTGCGCAAATGA